The Tumebacillus amylolyticus DNA segment CCGGATGAGCACTATCTGACCACGTACAACGAGGAATTTTTAAAGCGTCAGCGCGGGCAGACGACCGGCATTCCGTCGGGGGTCGCGGAGCTTGACGATCTGTTGCTGGGTGGGTTTCGACCCGGACTTTACGTGTTGAGCGGGCCGATTGGCTCGGGCAAGACGACGCTCTTGCGTCAGATGGCCGACCATGCGGCGTTTCTCGATTGTCCGGTCGCTTACTTCTCGTGGCAGAATTCGTCGTTTGAACTCTGGGCGAACTCGATCGGGCGGCTCTTGAACGTCTCGTGGCGTGATATTTTACTGGGCAACGCCAACCCGGAGATGGTGAAGCAGGCGAATGAGCATTATAACGAATTCGCCGATCACATCTGGACGCTCGAAGCTTCGGTGGACAACAGCGTCGAGGACATCGCCGATTTTGTGCAAAGGATTGCACAAACCAACGGACGAGAGCCTGTCGTGTTTCTCGACTACTTGCAACGCATCCCGCACAGCAAGCAGGAGATGTTGCCGTCGCAGGAGCGGGCTTCGATGGTCGCCTATGAGTTGCACATGCTCGCCCGCGACTTGAATTGCCCGGTGATTGTGGCGGCCAATGCGGACCGCGAGGACCGGGACGGCGAGTTGTTGGCGCAGGCGTTGGAAGCGACCGTGGATGTATGGATGCATCTGTCGGCGTATGATGCGGTGGACGACACGCATGAGTTGCAAGTTGTGCAGAATCGCAACGGCGACCGTGGATCGATTCGTGTCGCATTGGGTCAAGATGCGGCGATTTTTCGCTCTACCGTAGAATAAGGCGGCATATGGACGAGTTAGTTAGCTGATTGGGCTTGATCGAGGAATTTGGACTCTTACCGTGTTTCATTGCGTCTGAACCTGTATTCATGAACTTTCCATGCGAGTATGGAAGGTGTATATTGGTTGAGGTTAGAATACCTTTCAAATGTTCAAAGGTGGTCGAGTCGAAGTGAGTACCCATAACGCAACCTCGAATGTTACATCAAACGAACCTGCTGAGAATCTGAACGTTCTGACCAGCACCCAGCTGGTCATTGGCGAAGCGTTAAACAAACTTGGCTATGGCCAAGAAATGTTTGAATTGCTCAAGGAACCGCTCCGTGTCCTGACCGTTCGTATCCCGGTCCGCATGGACGACGGCTCCGTCAAAGTGTTCACGGGCTACCGTGCTCAACACAATGACGCAGTGGGCCCGACCAAGGGTGGCATTCGCTTCCACCCGGAAGTGACCGAAGATGAAGTAAAAGCTCTCGCGATCTGGATGTCGCTGAAGTGCGGCATCGCAAACCTGCCGTACGGCGGGGGCAAGGGTGGCATCATCTGCGACCCGCGCGAGATGTCGTTCCGTGAACTGGAGCGCCTGTGCCGCGGGTACGTCCGTGCGATCTCGCAGATCGTCGGGCCGACCAAGGACATCCCGGCTCCGGACGTGTTCACCAACTCGCAGTCGATGGCTTGGATGATGGACGAATACTCCCGCATCCGCGAATTCGACGCACCGGGCTTCATCACCGGCAAACCGCTGGTGCTCGGCGGCTCCTATGGCCGTGATTCTGCGACTGCACGCGGCGTGGCGATCGCGATCCAAGAAGCGGCGAAAGTCAAAGGCATCGATCTGCAAAACGCGCGTGTCGTCGTCCAAGGCTTCGGCAACGCGGGCGGTTACCTCGCGAAATTCATGCACGACGCGGGTGCGAAAGTCGTCGGGATCTCCGACGCGTACGGCGGTCTGCATGATGAAAACGGCCTCGACATCGAGTACTTGCTCGACCGTCGCGATTCGTTTGGCACGGTGACCAAACTGTACAAAAACGTAATCTCCAACCAAGAGCTGCTGGAACTGGATTGCGACATCCTCGTACCGGCTGCGATTGAGAACCAGATTACGGCACGCAACGCCCACAACATCAAGGCGCAGATCGTCGTCGAAGCGGCAAACGGCCCGACGACCATCGAAGCGACCAAGATCCTCTCGGAGCGCGGCATCTTGCTCGTTCCGGACGTGGTGGCGAATGCAGGCGGCGTTATCGTCTCCTACTTCGAGTGGGTGCAGAACAACCAAGGCTACTACTGGAACGAGAACGAAGTCGACGAACGTCTGCAGAAGATCATGTCGAGATCGTTCCACACCGTCTACGAAACCGCTCGTGCGCGCAAGATCGACATGCGTCTGGCGGCGTACATGGCCGGCGTTCGCAACATGGCGGAAGCAAGCCAATTGCGCGGTTGGGTGTAAGAGCCGTTTTTGGTATACTAAAAGGGTGGGACTCCGCAACGAGTCTCGCCCTTTTTTACATGAAGGAGGTTTTGGAGTTTCATGACATACACAGTACCGAAGAACATCGAGACGTTGGTGAACACGTTCACCGAGATGATGACGGGCGAAGCGTCGCAGGAGAATGTGGAAGCTGTCGTGCAGTGGGCGATCTACATGCATGTCCGATCCGTGATGCCGCCGCTCGTGCAACATTGGCGCACGGCAGAACCGGAGAACGGGCAGGCGGTCTCTGAAGCGATCAAGCAAGTACAGGCTCTGAATGCGGCGTGGAAAGAAAAGCGCCAGACGACGGCACCGACACCAACACCAACACAAGACTGATTGACCTACATACTAGGACTGGACATCGAAGGCTCTCGCAAACGTAAGGTTGGCGGGAGCATTTTTTCATAGTGAGACGAGGGAGCTGAGAGAGATGACGAAGCGACTGGACACGAATGTACCGGGCGATTTTTTTGTAAACTCGAATTGCATTGACTGTGACCAATGCCGACAGATCGCGCCGGCGAATTTCTCCGATGTCCGGGGGATGTCTGCGGTGACGAAGCAGCCGCGTGGGGACGAGGAGCGGCGGTTGGCGATGCACGCCTTGCTGACGTGCCCGACGGGGGCGATTGGCAGTGAGAACCAAGAAGGGCTGCAAGCGGCGATGGAGGACTTTCCTCTGTTGGTAGAGGAGAATGTGTATTTCAACGGGTTCACGGCGCGAAATTCCTACGGGGCGAGTTCGTACTTGATCTTGCACCCGGACGGCAATTGGTTGGTGGACGCGCCGCGGTACGTCCCGCAGTTGGTTGAGAAGTTTGAGCAGTTGGGCGGCATTCGGTATATCTTCCTCTCGCACCAAGACGATGTGGCCGATGCGGCGCGTTATGCGGAGAAATTCGGGGCGGAGCGGATCATCCACGAGTGGGAGTTGAGCGCGCAACCGGACGCGGAGCATGTGATTCAGGGCCTGGACACGGTGGAGTTTGCGCCGGAGTTTCGAATTCTCGTGCAACCGGGGCATACGCGCGGGCATCTCGTGTTGCTCTATCAGGAAAAATACCTGTTCACCGGCGACCATCTCGCGTGGGATCGGGAGCGGCAGGACCTCGATGCGTTTGAAGATTTCTGTTGGTATTCGTGGGAAGTGCAAGGTCGGTCGATGGCGAGACTGGCGGGCGAGACGTTTCAGTGGGTGTTGCCGGGGCATGGCGACCGCAAGAAGCTCCCGGCGGACGAGATGCGTGTGCGCATGAACCAATTGGTGCAACGGATGGGGGCTCGCGCATGAAGCTCTTGATTCTCTCCGACTTGCACTGTGACAACAACCACCAGCGGCTGGGGAAGAGCATCGTCCCCGCCGTATCTTCCTACATCCGCGAAGTGGCACCCGACAGAGTACTCGTCGCGGGCGACATGGCGGGCGGAGCAGATCGGTGCATTCGCTACATCGAGGAGTTGGAACAGAACTCCGGTGTGGCGCTGTCCTACATCCCCGGCAACCACTCGATCTGGACGGACAAGCGAACCGATTCATGGCACGAGTATGAAAAACTCCGCGATCACCACTCGTCGTTGATTGGAAAACCGCTGTTGCTCGGCACGGACTGGGCGGTGATCGGCGACATGGGCTGGTATGACTACACCTATCGGGAAGACTCTTGGTCGCGGGAGGAGTGCGTCTCTCGCAAAGAGAGCTATTGGCGGGACGCTGCGTTTGCCCGCTGGGGCATGGAGGACGAGGAAGTGACCGATCGGATGCTGGACTCGTTTCGGACGCAGTTGGAAGCGCACCGAGACCGCAGGGTCGTTTTTGTCAATCACTTCATTCCGTATGACGACTATGTGCCGATCTCGCCGCGCAACAAGGTGTGGAACATGATTCGTCCGTTCATGGGCAGCTCGCGGATCGGCGATTTGCTGGACGATATGCCGCATGTGGAACATGTGATCTTCGGGCATGTGCATTATCGATTCGGCACCAAGCGCCGTGGAGACAAGTTGGTGCATTGCCACCCGCTCGGATATACGAGCGAGTGGCAATCGCAGCAGATTGAAAAAGAGATCCGGTCGGCGAGTTGCGTGATCAAACTGTAACCGAAAATACCCCTCCTCTGGTATACTGTACCTAACCCAAGGGAGAGGTGTTTTTTGTGTCTCATTTGCAATTTCAGCCGGACTTCTTGTCCGTTTCTTATAAAGGGTTGACTCTCGCGCTGCTCCCGAAGGAGTATGCGTTGCTGGATTTTTTGTATCAAAACCGCGGTCATGCGTTCACCCGCGAGGAACTGCTGGACCGCGTCTGGCCGCTTGAGACGCCGATCGATCGCACGGTGGACGATCACGTGTACCGTCTTCGGAAAAAAATGAAGCCTTGGGCGGACGTTGTCAGCCTCGATACGGTGCGCAGTATCGGGTATCGTTTGACGGTCAAGGACGTGCGGCCCATGACGGTGATGCCGTCGCATCAGGATGCCGAACTGAAGGAATTCGCAGCCAAGATGCTCCACAAGTACCATCTCTTCGGGCAGGGAGATGCGATTCAGATGCTCTACCAACAGCAGAAAGTGTTGGGGATTGAGCTGGACCCTTTTTATGAGATCTACGTACGCTTCATTTCGGGTGACTTGATGTGGTTGGCGGAAGCGACGAACGTCCCGATTGAGAACCGGCTGTATTTGTTGCTGATCACGTATGTTTTGGCCGGGGAGAATCCACAGGAAGCGGTGGACTTCATCGAGCGGGCGTTTGCTTCCGGGTTGTTGCCGGAGAAGCACCGGCAGGAGTTGTACATCCTCGACATGCTGTTTCCGATGATGATGGCGGGGCAGGTGGAGCAGGCGTTGGAGCGTTTTGAGAAGGTTTCGTACCCGACGATTGAGGAACAGGGGTGGGAGCGGGGCTTTCTCATGCCAACGCTGCTCGCCGAGTCAGCGGCGTTTTTTCTGACGGGGCAGTATGAGCGGTTGGAGGCGCAGTTGGATCGGGTCGAGGCGATGATTCAGGAAGCGCCATATCTGCGAGAGAGCGGGTATTATCGTTTGGCCCGCGGTGTGTGGGAGATTCACAACGGGCGCAAAGCGGTGGGGAAAGCGACGTTGGATGAGGGATTTGATATCTTGCGGCAATCGAAGTTTGTGCCGCAGTATTTGTTGTTCTTGCGCAAGGCGGTGTTTTTCTTTGAGAAGCATCTGGATGAGCCGGAGTTGTATCGGGAGTATCGGGCGTTGTGGAAGGATGCTTGTAAGCAGTATCGGTTGGAGGAAGTTGCAGGGAAGATCAGGGAGACGTTGAGGAAGATTCTCTCTTGATTTGGGAAGATGATATGAAAAAAGAAGCCCTTCCATAGATGGAAGGGCTTGTTTGTTAGCAATAGTTGCCGTCTTCGTCGATGCCGATCGGGTAGTAGGGCATGGAGTCGATCAGTTCGTATAGGTCGTCATGTTCGCCGGAGAGCCAGTCGACGGTGAAGTCTTTGGGGTTGACGTACTCCCAGTCGATTTCTTCGTCGTCGTCTTCGCTCTCCTCGTCTACTTCCTCAACGTCTTCCTCTTCGCTGTATTTCTCATCATTTTCGAGGTTGAGCTTGTCGCACGCGAGCCAGTATTTGCGGAAGATCGCGACGACGCGTCCGGAGCAAGAGATCGGGTCGAAGTTTCGGCGTACCCAGATCTCCAATTCCTCTTCGGTTGTGAAATTCTCACGGTTCCGTTCACGGATTCCTTTCAAAAAAGCTTCTTCATGCGCCACGGCTGCTCGCAGCTCACGTACATACTCTTGATAGAGCTGTTCATATGCATTCATCTGTGCTCACGGCTTCCTTCCTTATCAGTAAGCTACGAATATTGTTCCCACACCTCTCTGACATTCCTCTGACAAACCAACGAAATTCCTCTGACATTCCCCTTGTATGCTGTGTGTATAGAAGCAGAACAGGGGGAATTTTTCATGTTACGAAAAAACAAACCGTTCCAGCGGTTGTTCATCGCGTATGCGCTCTCGACGCTTGGAGATTGGTTCGACATGATGGCGATTTCGGTGTTGATCGGGTATGTATGGAACGCCGATCCGATGATCATGGCGCTCGTTCCGTTGACGTTTGCCGTGCCGGGTCTGTTGTTCGGGCAAGTCGCGGGTGTGCTGGCAGATCGTCTGCCGAAATTGAAGCTGTTGATTGCGTCTGATGTGGTGAGTGCCGGCTTGACCGTGGCGTTGATGTTTGCGCCGAATGTCACGGTGTTGCTCGCCTTGCTGACCGTGCGTTCCTGTGCGGGTACGTTCCATTTTCCGGCACAGAATGCGCTGACTCGTCACATCGTCGCGGAGGAAGAGTTGCTGCGGGCGACGTCGCTGAACGGCATGGTGAACCAGATCGGCAAGGTTCTCGGGCCAATCATCGGCGCGACGTTGGTTGCGGCGTTTTCTCCGCAGGCTTGCTTGTTGGTAAATGCGATCTCGTTCGGGCTGTCGGCGTTGGTTTTGCTGACGGTGGGGAGAGTGGAGGAAAAAAGTGCGAGTGCGGTGGTAACTGCTGAGCAGGGGGAGTTGGCCAGTGTGAAAGTGCCGGAGGAGAAGCCGTCCTTCTGGGAATCGTGGAAAGACGGATGGAAGGTACTCGCAGGCAATCGAGTGGTGTTGACCTGGTTGGTGTTTGGGTTGATGGCATCGACGGCGTTGCAGTTGGGGGATTTCCAGTTCCCCGTGTTGTTTCGGGAGTATGATGCAACGCGGACGGACTTGTTCGGATATGCAGTGGCTGCGATTGGGATCGGGTCGGTGATTTGCATCGCGGTGCTTGGACGGATGAAGGAGATCAAGAAGTACGGGTGGTTGTTCGGCGGCGGTATTCTGCTGTTGGGTGTGCTGTTCGGCGGGGTAGGGTTGATTCAGCCGGGGATGCCGTGGTGGTTGATTATCGTAATTGCGCTGGTTGGCGGGATTGGAAACGGGTTGACGATGACGGGCACGAATTATGTGTTGCAGAAGGAGACCCCGCAAGAGGCTGTGGGGAGAGTTTCGGGGATTATGAATTCGTTGTTCAGCGTAGTGCTGATCGTGTCGCCGTTGACGGGCGGGGTGTTGGTGAGGACGCTGGGAGCGGGTGTGACGTTTAAGGGGATTGGGATGGTTTTGGTTGTGATAGGGGTGTTGGGGTTTGTGGTGGAGAAGGTTTG contains these protein-coding regions:
- a CDS encoding DnaB-like helicase C-terminal domain-containing protein, with protein sequence MTMFQPAIGTDDLEELVSKYQKQLDTEALLYLESRDISEKTIANFSLGYEDIIIGFSVAENSGLLPGRIVFPIRDMEGRIRDLIGRTIDDREPKYKALLGDSMVLFNEPVLADNSEIVIAGGMFDVLSLHQVPIPAVAVPDCYSFHKDQAQLFADKRVFICFGNDEEGRREAERVFNLLEAVAEEVFIVTLPEGIKDINDLYVRAENAKEVFVSLINRAIQTKQESGMPPDEHYLTTYNEEFLKRQRGQTTGIPSGVAELDDLLLGGFRPGLYVLSGPIGSGKTTLLRQMADHAAFLDCPVAYFSWQNSSFELWANSIGRLLNVSWRDILLGNANPEMVKQANEHYNEFADHIWTLEASVDNSVEDIADFVQRIAQTNGREPVVFLDYLQRIPHSKQEMLPSQERASMVAYELHMLARDLNCPVIVAANADREDRDGELLAQALEATVDVWMHLSAYDAVDDTHELQVVQNRNGDRGSIRVALGQDAAIFRSTVE
- a CDS encoding Glu/Leu/Phe/Val family dehydrogenase, coding for MSTHNATSNVTSNEPAENLNVLTSTQLVIGEALNKLGYGQEMFELLKEPLRVLTVRIPVRMDDGSVKVFTGYRAQHNDAVGPTKGGIRFHPEVTEDEVKALAIWMSLKCGIANLPYGGGKGGIICDPREMSFRELERLCRGYVRAISQIVGPTKDIPAPDVFTNSQSMAWMMDEYSRIREFDAPGFITGKPLVLGGSYGRDSATARGVAIAIQEAAKVKGIDLQNARVVVQGFGNAGGYLAKFMHDAGAKVVGISDAYGGLHDENGLDIEYLLDRRDSFGTVTKLYKNVISNQELLELDCDILVPAAIENQITARNAHNIKAQIVVEAANGPTTIEATKILSERGILLVPDVVANAGGVIVSYFEWVQNNQGYYWNENEVDERLQKIMSRSFHTVYETARARKIDMRLAAYMAGVRNMAEASQLRGWV
- a CDS encoding DUF2573 family protein → MTYTVPKNIETLVNTFTEMMTGEASQENVEAVVQWAIYMHVRSVMPPLVQHWRTAEPENGQAVSEAIKQVQALNAAWKEKRQTTAPTPTPTQD
- a CDS encoding MBL fold metallo-hydrolase, whose protein sequence is MTKRLDTNVPGDFFVNSNCIDCDQCRQIAPANFSDVRGMSAVTKQPRGDEERRLAMHALLTCPTGAIGSENQEGLQAAMEDFPLLVEENVYFNGFTARNSYGASSYLILHPDGNWLVDAPRYVPQLVEKFEQLGGIRYIFLSHQDDVADAARYAEKFGAERIIHEWELSAQPDAEHVIQGLDTVEFAPEFRILVQPGHTRGHLVLLYQEKYLFTGDHLAWDRERQDLDAFEDFCWYSWEVQGRSMARLAGETFQWVLPGHGDRKKLPADEMRVRMNQLVQRMGARA
- a CDS encoding metallophosphoesterase; translation: MKLLILSDLHCDNNHQRLGKSIVPAVSSYIREVAPDRVLVAGDMAGGADRCIRYIEELEQNSGVALSYIPGNHSIWTDKRTDSWHEYEKLRDHHSSLIGKPLLLGTDWAVIGDMGWYDYTYREDSWSREECVSRKESYWRDAAFARWGMEDEEVTDRMLDSFRTQLEAHRDRRVVFVNHFIPYDDYVPISPRNKVWNMIRPFMGSSRIGDLLDDMPHVEHVIFGHVHYRFGTKRRGDKLVHCHPLGYTSEWQSQQIEKEIRSASCVIKL
- a CDS encoding winged helix-turn-helix domain-containing protein, with the translated sequence MSHLQFQPDFLSVSYKGLTLALLPKEYALLDFLYQNRGHAFTREELLDRVWPLETPIDRTVDDHVYRLRKKMKPWADVVSLDTVRSIGYRLTVKDVRPMTVMPSHQDAELKEFAAKMLHKYHLFGQGDAIQMLYQQQKVLGIELDPFYEIYVRFISGDLMWLAEATNVPIENRLYLLLITYVLAGENPQEAVDFIERAFASGLLPEKHRQELYILDMLFPMMMAGQVEQALERFEKVSYPTIEEQGWERGFLMPTLLAESAAFFLTGQYERLEAQLDRVEAMIQEAPYLRESGYYRLARGVWEIHNGRKAVGKATLDEGFDILRQSKFVPQYLLFLRKAVFFFEKHLDEPELYREYRALWKDACKQYRLEEVAGKIRETLRKILS
- a CDS encoding MFS transporter — its product is MLRKNKPFQRLFIAYALSTLGDWFDMMAISVLIGYVWNADPMIMALVPLTFAVPGLLFGQVAGVLADRLPKLKLLIASDVVSAGLTVALMFAPNVTVLLALLTVRSCAGTFHFPAQNALTRHIVAEEELLRATSLNGMVNQIGKVLGPIIGATLVAAFSPQACLLVNAISFGLSALVLLTVGRVEEKSASAVVTAEQGELASVKVPEEKPSFWESWKDGWKVLAGNRVVLTWLVFGLMASTALQLGDFQFPVLFREYDATRTDLFGYAVAAIGIGSVICIAVLGRMKEIKKYGWLFGGGILLLGVLFGGVGLIQPGMPWWLIIVIALVGGIGNGLTMTGTNYVLQKETPQEAVGRVSGIMNSLFSVVLIVSPLTGGVLVRTLGAGVTFKGIGMVLVVIGVLGFVVEKVWFRGKQGVTSRKSVQLDSSQ